A window of the Candidatus Brocadiaceae bacterium genome harbors these coding sequences:
- a CDS encoding SoxR reducing system RseC family protein produces the protein METLGKIVSITGTVAEVCILKKHTSCGNCSTCIQKISPKDLITVASINGIHVGLEVMIRDNKNWFIRNKTLFSIVAFIFGIVFTEAILYTTNIAIHNPAVDLLIGGICSLIVFIVAWIKKPQYLYKIEFVREGRPNL, from the coding sequence ATGGAAACACTCGGGAAAATAGTATCTATTACAGGCACCGTTGCAGAGGTATGCATACTAAAAAAACACACAAGTTGTGGGAATTGCTCTACCTGTATACAAAAAATAAGCCCAAAAGATCTTATCACGGTAGCATCTATAAACGGCATCCATGTTGGATTGGAAGTGATGATACGCGATAATAAAAACTGGTTTATTAGAAATAAAACTTTGTTTTCAATAGTTGCCTTTATATTTGGCATAGTATTCACTGAGGCAATTTTATACACCACAAATATTGCTATTCATAACCCTGCAGTTGATTTGCTTATAGGCGGAATATGCAGTTTAATTGTATTTATTGTTGCATGGATAAAAAAGCCTCAATATCTTTATAAAATCGAATTTGTAAGAGAGGGAAGGCCAAATTTATGA
- the feoB gene encoding ferrous iron transport protein B: MTKNSTSTYKIALVGNPNVGKSVIFGLLTGKYVTVSNYPGTTVEVSRGICKGPDGEVDIVDTPGANSLIPLSEDECVTRDMLLEDYDKRVIQVTDAKNIRRGLLITTQLAEMGLPVILALNMWDELLDRGMNINVTKLEDSLNIPVVKTIATHRVGISALISSVPLAKKPNLHINYGQRVEEGIVKIEDILNGYMNESKRALAIMFLSGDESLEEILQNKLKQGSLEKIKEVRDSIQKQFSKPLSYIISIKRSNFVDTLLKPITTTAICKEETRPLIKYLFFFFLTPAVAFCIGYKLMSLLLFVMATRLQLGDTVKYTLPLVMGGISSISFCSYLYSKEYKSGSTISEVLGRITMHPIAALPLLITILWIIYKLVGEFGAGTCVDFFENKIFGSSLTPSGGFTISFYIPFIQKAYPIAHVNFQGFNYYCGLLAQKIISTDNILFELFFNEQSGLIRIGLTYAIAIVFPIVGFFFLAFGIMEDSGYLPRLAIMVDKIFKRIGLNGKAVLPMVLGLGCDTMATMTTRILNTRKERTIATLLLALAIPCSAQLGVIASVLGGISGIYFALYVLVICSQLLFVGYLSSKILPGTPSDFLMEIPPFRLPKLSNILVKTFYRIHWFLKEAVPLFILGTLLLFIATKLGVLTFVERTAAPIVKNFLGLPVETARGFILGFLRRDYGAVSIFKVLEEKGGKDGIDPKKLLVSLVVITLFIPCIANFFVMIKEQGTKNAFLMFAFILPYSILVGGILRFILQQF, encoded by the coding sequence GTGTAACACGGGATATGTTACTGGAGGATTATGATAAACGTGTTATCCAGGTAACAGATGCAAAAAATATTCGCCGTGGCCTGCTTATTACTACCCAGCTTGCAGAAATGGGATTACCTGTTATTTTAGCGTTAAATATGTGGGATGAACTCCTGGATAGGGGAATGAACATTAATGTAACTAAATTGGAAGATTCGTTGAATATTCCCGTCGTTAAAACTATTGCCACACACAGAGTAGGCATAAGCGCACTAATAAGTTCCGTTCCACTAGCAAAAAAACCAAATCTTCATATTAATTATGGACAACGAGTCGAAGAAGGAATTGTAAAGATTGAGGATATTTTAAATGGTTACATGAATGAAAGTAAACGGGCACTGGCTATAATGTTTTTGTCAGGAGATGAATCCCTTGAAGAAATTTTACAAAACAAATTAAAACAAGGTTCTTTGGAAAAGATAAAAGAGGTAAGAGATAGTATTCAAAAACAGTTCAGTAAACCGCTGAGTTATATCATAAGCATAAAGCGATCAAATTTTGTAGACACTTTGCTAAAACCGATTACGACGACCGCTATTTGCAAAGAAGAAACCCGTCCACTCATCAAATATTTGTTTTTCTTCTTTCTGACTCCAGCAGTAGCCTTTTGCATAGGATATAAGCTCATGTCACTGTTACTGTTTGTCATGGCAACGAGATTGCAGCTCGGTGATACGGTAAAATACACTCTGCCTCTTGTCATGGGTGGAATTTCATCGATATCCTTTTGTTCCTATTTATATTCAAAGGAGTACAAGTCCGGGAGTACCATCAGTGAAGTACTGGGCCGCATTACCATGCACCCGATCGCAGCTTTGCCGCTATTAATTACTATTTTATGGATTATTTATAAATTGGTTGGGGAGTTTGGGGCGGGAACATGTGTAGATTTTTTTGAAAATAAAATATTCGGTAGTTCTTTAACACCGTCTGGCGGATTTACTATTTCTTTTTATATACCCTTTATCCAAAAAGCATACCCAATCGCTCATGTAAACTTTCAAGGATTTAACTATTACTGCGGATTACTTGCACAAAAGATTATAAGCACGGATAATATACTATTTGAATTGTTTTTCAATGAACAGTCAGGACTTATCCGGATTGGCCTCACGTATGCAATTGCTATTGTCTTTCCCATTGTAGGTTTTTTCTTTCTTGCATTTGGTATAATGGAAGATAGTGGTTACCTTCCGCGTCTGGCAATTATGGTAGATAAGATATTTAAACGCATCGGATTGAATGGGAAAGCGGTGCTTCCCATGGTACTGGGCTTGGGATGCGATACGATGGCAACCATGACAACCCGTATCCTTAATACAAGAAAAGAGCGAACTATTGCTACCCTGCTTCTGGCATTGGCAATCCCCTGTTCAGCACAATTGGGGGTTATTGCGAGTGTACTAGGTGGAATTTCAGGAATATATTTTGCGTTATATGTACTTGTCATTTGTTCACAACTTCTCTTTGTAGGCTATTTATCTTCCAAGATTTTACCGGGAACACCCTCTGATTTCTTGATGGAAATACCCCCGTTTCGTTTACCAAAATTATCGAATATTCTCGTAAAAACCTTTTATCGAATCCATTGGTTTTTGAAGGAAGCGGTGCCATTATTTATACTAGGCACTCTATTATTGTTTATAGCCACAAAACTTGGGGTATTGACCTTTGTCGAAAGAACAGCAGCACCAATTGTTAAAAATTTCCTGGGGTTACCTGTTGAAACAGCACGTGGTTTTATCCTGGGATTTTTAAGGAGAGATTACGGTGCAGTAAGTATATTTAAAGTGCTGGAAGAAAAAGGAGGAAAAGACGGCATAGACCCAAAGAAACTACTGGTTTCACTGGTTGTGATTACCCTGTTTATTCCGTGCATTGCCAATTTTTTTGTAATGATCAAGGAACAAGGGACAAAAAACGCATTTTTGATGTTTGCATTTATATTGCCCTATTCTATCCTTGTTGGAGGAATATTGAGATTCATTCTCCAACAATTTTAA
- a CDS encoding metal-dependent transcriptional regulator yields MIEPIHEEILEMIWTMEEDRERVEKGPLLKKTGLPASEQKLQTLIQEGYIKIIDAEVEFTKKGRTEARLIIRRHRLAERLLNDVLAVREDTMDSSACKFEHFLDEEVTTSICTLLGHPLSCPHGKSIPPGECCEKANKEIRPVVMPLSELRSGDEAKVSYIVTKYHGRLDRLSSMGLLPGIQIHLHQRQPTFVIQMGETQIALDNEVARDIYVRLI; encoded by the coding sequence ATGATAGAACCCATTCATGAAGAAATCTTAGAGATGATTTGGACAATGGAAGAAGACCGCGAACGAGTAGAAAAAGGTCCTTTATTAAAAAAAACCGGTCTTCCCGCCTCAGAACAAAAATTGCAGACCCTTATCCAAGAGGGATATATCAAAATTATCGATGCGGAAGTGGAATTCACAAAAAAAGGACGAACTGAAGCGCGGTTAATTATTAGAAGACATAGACTTGCAGAAAGGTTGCTGAATGATGTTTTAGCAGTGAGAGAGGACACGATGGATTCCAGCGCCTGTAAGTTTGAGCATTTTTTGGATGAGGAAGTTACAACAAGTATATGTACCTTATTGGGACATCCGCTTAGTTGTCCCCACGGAAAATCCATACCACCAGGAGAATGCTGTGAAAAGGCAAATAAGGAAATAAGGCCTGTCGTAATGCCTCTATCAGAATTAAGATCAGGAGATGAGGCGAAAGTATCTTACATTGTCACAAAATACCATGGAAGATTAGACCGGTTATCTTCCATGGGACTCTTACCAGGTATTCAAATTCATCTTCATCAAAGACAGCCAACATTCGTTATACAAATGGGTGAGACGCAAATTGCCCTTGACAATGAAGTCGCACGCGATATTTATGTTCGTCTTATTTAG
- a CDS encoding SHOCT domain-containing protein, which produces MKSKKLKRLLLFAGITCIFFVCALSSIQATVYTNGKVTVEHEELVVKKNGRIIQFSHPYELQGHIMRNVLSEIYFEEKGFLKKKDPIRVFQDDEIEKIVPFVIQALSTATPQQAIIVSSFSDRVLFADQHNYCALFFLEQSLNIAFSRVQSFHMPRDNLLGKKGDKIKKENPVKTKSSRFWELHPVSGQLLEPGHTNWLIIDVSEEVYQQPIAKQEPTIDTSVQVGSSELDSRVKILEERMKQVDMPRQAEGQTIQERISPRNSRLINKFVLLRELVADGIISAEDYDYKKAKLLREAMDDMSIKEQLRELKGLKDEGFITESDYYAKKKELLDQF; this is translated from the coding sequence GTGAAAAGTAAAAAATTGAAACGGTTACTTTTATTTGCAGGGATTACCTGCATATTTTTTGTCTGTGCGTTGTCCAGTATCCAGGCAACGGTATATACAAATGGTAAGGTTACCGTAGAACATGAAGAATTAGTTGTCAAAAAAAATGGTCGTATTATACAATTTAGCCATCCTTACGAGTTGCAGGGGCATATCATGAGAAATGTGCTATCAGAAATTTATTTTGAGGAAAAAGGTTTTTTAAAGAAAAAAGATCCCATAAGGGTATTTCAAGATGATGAGATAGAAAAGATAGTTCCTTTTGTTATTCAGGCATTATCTACAGCTACTCCTCAGCAGGCAATTATTGTTTCATCATTTTCTGACCGTGTTCTTTTTGCAGATCAACATAATTATTGTGCCCTGTTTTTTTTGGAGCAGAGTTTGAATATTGCCTTCAGCAGGGTTCAAAGCTTTCATATGCCAAGAGATAACCTGTTAGGGAAAAAAGGGGATAAGATCAAAAAAGAAAATCCGGTAAAAACAAAGAGTAGCCGATTTTGGGAATTGCACCCTGTTTCCGGACAGCTATTGGAGCCGGGTCATACAAACTGGCTTATTATAGATGTGTCTGAGGAAGTCTATCAGCAGCCGATTGCGAAACAGGAACCCACAATCGATACCTCTGTCCAGGTTGGTTCATCAGAGCTGGATTCTCGTGTTAAAATACTGGAAGAAAGAATGAAACAGGTAGATATGCCTAGACAAGCAGAGGGGCAAACAATTCAGGAAAGAATCAGTCCCCGAAACAGTAGATTGATAAACAAGTTTGTTCTTTTACGTGAATTGGTTGCTGATGGGATCATTTCCGCAGAGGATTATGACTATAAAAAGGCAAAATTACTCAGAGAAGCCATGGATGATATGAGTATTAAGGAGCAACTGCGAGAGTTGAAAGGCTTGAAGGATGAAGGATTTATTACAGAAAGTGATTACTACGCAAAGAAAAAGGAACTATTGGACCAGTTTTAA
- a CDS encoding UvrB/UvrC motif-containing protein, which produces MKCESCNKKYATVHLTEIVGNVKKERHLCEDCAQGINSKIAKAPSPTEILTSLINQVAPEISELSKIVCPVCGLSYLEFRSHGRLGCPMDYTVFRKGLIPLLEKMHGNSQHVGKVPSRAGKELIKKNELMQLRNELNKAVEKEDYEKAAELRDKMYELSGDHDED; this is translated from the coding sequence ATGAAATGTGAGTCTTGTAACAAGAAATATGCAACAGTACATTTAACGGAAATTGTTGGGAATGTAAAGAAAGAGCGTCACCTTTGTGAAGATTGTGCGCAGGGTATCAACTCTAAAATTGCGAAAGCTCCTTCACCAACAGAAATTTTAACGAGCCTCATTAATCAGGTAGCTCCAGAGATCAGTGAATTGTCTAAGATTGTTTGTCCTGTTTGTGGTTTGTCTTATCTGGAATTCCGCTCTCATGGGCGGTTGGGTTGTCCGATGGATTACACTGTTTTCAGAAAAGGTTTAATTCCTTTGCTGGAAAAGATGCATGGGAATTCTCAGCATGTAGGGAAAGTTCCTTCGAGGGCGGGGAAGGAATTAATCAAAAAAAATGAGTTGATGCAATTACGGAATGAGTTGAATAAAGCGGTCGAAAAAGAAGATTACGAAAAAGCAGCTGAGTTGCGTGACAAAATGTATGAATTATCGGGTGACCACGATGAAGATTAG
- a CDS encoding protein arginine kinase, translated as MKISDLADNTGEWLRGTGPESDIVISSRIRLARNIARYPFLSRANVKQKKELEEIIRGQIKKAEIVPSIHYVNLSEITQVDRLFLVERHLISREHAGGDGERGVAFGKSENISLMVNEEDHLRIQVIRSGLELNEAWEAINDIDNKLERNLNYAYSPRFGYLTACPTNVGTGMRASVMLHLPALGMTHHIEKVFNAVMKLGLVVRGLYGEGTQVSGDLYQISNQFTLGKSEIEIIEIIESVIPRITSYERMARKALVSESREQLEDRVWRSYGMLKVARMISSEEIMHLLSQVRMGVNLGIIDDVEMKTLNELFILTLPGHLQKLEGRELTSTQRNILRASYVRKRLDKINTLKG; from the coding sequence ATGAAGATTAGCGATTTAGCAGATAATACTGGTGAGTGGTTAAGGGGTACTGGGCCAGAATCAGATATTGTTATTAGCAGTAGAATCCGTTTAGCAAGAAATATTGCACGCTATCCTTTTCTTTCCAGAGCCAATGTGAAACAAAAAAAAGAACTCGAGGAGATTATAAGGGGGCAAATTAAAAAAGCGGAGATTGTCCCTTCGATTCATTATGTGAATCTTTCTGAGATTACGCAAGTTGATAGGCTTTTTCTTGTAGAAAGACATCTTATTAGCCGTGAACATGCAGGCGGAGATGGAGAAAGAGGCGTGGCTTTCGGCAAATCTGAGAATATCAGTTTAATGGTTAATGAGGAGGATCATTTAAGGATCCAGGTAATCAGGTCAGGCCTGGAACTGAATGAAGCGTGGGAGGCTATAAATGATATAGATAATAAACTAGAGAGGAATTTGAACTATGCGTATTCTCCCAGGTTTGGTTATTTAACGGCATGTCCTACAAATGTTGGTACTGGAATGAGGGCGTCAGTAATGCTACATTTGCCAGCATTAGGAATGACACACCATATAGAAAAGGTTTTTAATGCAGTTATGAAACTTGGTTTGGTAGTAAGGGGTTTGTATGGTGAGGGAACACAGGTTTCCGGTGATCTCTATCAAATATCAAATCAGTTTACCCTTGGTAAGTCAGAAATAGAAATTATTGAAATTATAGAAAGTGTTATTCCCAGGATTACCAGTTATGAGCGGATGGCTCGAAAAGCATTAGTTTCGGAGAGTAGGGAGCAACTTGAGGATCGTGTCTGGAGATCGTATGGTATGCTTAAAGTAGCTAGGATGATTTCTTCCGAGGAGATTATGCATCTGCTCTCACAGGTAAGAATGGGGGTTAATTTAGGTATCATTGATGATGTTGAAATGAAAACGTTAAATGAGTTGTTTATTCTTACTTTGCCTGGTCATTTACAGAAATTAGAAGGGCGGGAGCTTACTTCCACGCAAAGGAATATTCTCCGTGCATCGTATGTGAGAAAACGCCTTGATAAGATAAATACTTTGAAAGGATAG
- a CDS encoding ATP-dependent Clp protease ATP-binding subunit, with product MFDRFTDRARKVMALAREEARRFNHEYIGTEHILLGLVKEGSGVASNVLQNLEVELKKIRLEIEKIVQSGTDLVSVGQLPFTPRVKKVLEYSMEEARALGHNYIGTEHLLLGLLREQEGVAAQVLLNMGVKLEDVREEVIGLLGSEAAAQAGGSGQEKEEKKGRSKTPALDSFGRDLTQQAKELELDPVIGRQEVIERVIQVLCRRTKNNPVLLGEAGVGKTAIVEGLAQVIVHGNIPELLRNRRIVALDLAMMVAGTKYRGQFEERIKAVMSEVKRAKNIILFIDELHTLVGAGGAEGAIDASNVLKPALSRGEIQCIGATTLDEYRKYIEKDGALERRFQTIVVEPPSKEETVEILKGLRDRYEAHHKVQITDEALETATELSIRYITGRFLPDKAIDVIDEASARVRLKSATQPPDVRDLEEEVGRLEKDKDESVAIQDFERAARLRDKADKLKKKKEMIEKEWRENRAEVEGVVDEEIVDEVVSKMTGIPITRIESAEAKKLLHMEEELHKMVISQEEATSAIAKAIRRSRARLKNPNRPVASFVFVGPSGVGKTHLARSLAKFMFGEEDSLIQIDMSEYMEKHSISRLIGAPPGYVGYEEGGQLTEKIRRRPYAVVLLDEIEKAHPDVFNMLLQIMEDGKLTDSFGRHVDFRNVILIMTSNIGADVIKNQASLGFRKITDETSYEVMKEQLKKEVEKHFRLEFLNRLDNIIVFKPLNKDDLKKIIEIELRDVKKRLEHYNISISLTDESLDFLIEKGYNQNFGARPLRRAIESYLEDPLSEEILQGKMEGTKHIKVKVQEGKLGFDEIIEDPKPELVNAE from the coding sequence ATGTTTGATCGATTTACTGATCGCGCTAGAAAGGTTATGGCCCTTGCACGAGAAGAGGCAAGACGATTTAACCATGAGTATATTGGGACCGAACATATATTGCTGGGATTAGTGAAAGAAGGCAGTGGCGTTGCTTCCAATGTTTTACAAAATCTAGAAGTTGAGTTAAAAAAAATACGTTTGGAGATAGAGAAAATTGTCCAGAGCGGGACTGACTTGGTATCAGTTGGGCAATTACCTTTCACTCCACGGGTAAAAAAGGTTTTGGAATATTCGATGGAAGAGGCAAGAGCATTAGGGCATAATTATATTGGTACGGAGCACCTATTGCTCGGTTTGCTTAGGGAGCAGGAAGGTGTTGCTGCACAGGTTTTGCTGAATATGGGAGTAAAACTTGAAGATGTCAGAGAAGAGGTTATAGGACTGTTGGGATCAGAGGCGGCAGCCCAGGCTGGGGGAAGTGGTCAGGAAAAGGAAGAAAAAAAGGGCAGATCAAAGACTCCGGCCTTGGACTCATTTGGGAGAGATTTGACACAGCAGGCAAAAGAGTTAGAGCTTGATCCAGTGATTGGGCGCCAGGAAGTGATTGAGCGAGTTATTCAGGTTTTATGTCGCAGAACCAAAAATAATCCGGTGCTTTTGGGAGAGGCCGGGGTTGGAAAAACTGCAATTGTAGAAGGGCTTGCTCAGGTTATAGTACACGGAAACATACCTGAACTGTTGAGGAACCGGAGAATAGTTGCTTTGGATCTTGCCATGATGGTTGCCGGCACTAAATACAGAGGTCAATTTGAAGAACGTATCAAGGCGGTGATGTCTGAGGTAAAAAGGGCAAAGAATATCATATTGTTTATTGATGAATTGCATACTCTCGTGGGGGCGGGTGGTGCGGAAGGTGCAATCGATGCCTCAAATGTCTTAAAGCCTGCTTTATCAAGAGGCGAAATACAGTGTATTGGCGCTACGACGCTGGATGAGTATAGAAAATACATTGAAAAAGACGGCGCTCTTGAAAGAAGGTTTCAAACGATTGTAGTCGAACCGCCTTCAAAGGAAGAAACTGTTGAAATATTGAAAGGGCTTCGTGATAGGTATGAGGCTCATCACAAGGTGCAAATTACCGATGAAGCCTTAGAGACTGCAACTGAACTTTCTATTCGGTATATAACGGGCAGGTTTCTTCCTGACAAAGCAATCGATGTGATTGATGAGGCTAGTGCAAGGGTAAGACTGAAATCCGCTACGCAGCCGCCTGATGTGAGGGATCTGGAGGAAGAGGTTGGCCGGCTAGAAAAAGACAAAGATGAGTCTGTTGCAATTCAGGATTTTGAAAGGGCCGCACGATTAAGAGATAAGGCCGATAAATTAAAAAAGAAAAAAGAAATGATTGAAAAGGAGTGGCGTGAGAATCGTGCGGAGGTTGAGGGTGTTGTTGATGAGGAAATAGTAGACGAAGTTGTTTCCAAAATGACCGGAATTCCCATTACAAGAATAGAATCTGCTGAGGCAAAGAAATTACTTCATATGGAGGAAGAACTTCACAAGATGGTGATTAGTCAGGAAGAAGCTACTTCGGCGATTGCAAAAGCCATTCGTCGTTCTAGGGCAAGGTTGAAAAATCCAAATCGTCCAGTTGCATCTTTTGTATTTGTAGGACCTTCAGGTGTGGGGAAGACTCATCTTGCCAGATCGCTGGCGAAATTTATGTTTGGAGAGGAAGACTCTCTAATCCAGATTGATATGTCTGAGTACATGGAAAAGCACAGCATTTCCCGATTGATCGGCGCACCTCCAGGCTATGTCGGTTACGAAGAGGGGGGGCAATTAACCGAAAAGATTCGCCGTCGCCCTTATGCCGTTGTGTTATTGGATGAGATTGAGAAAGCGCATCCGGATGTATTTAACATGTTGCTGCAAATTATGGAAGATGGAAAACTGACGGATAGTTTTGGGCGTCACGTTGATTTCCGAAATGTTATCCTTATAATGACTTCGAATATTGGTGCGGATGTTATTAAGAACCAGGCGTCTCTCGGTTTCAGAAAAATTACCGATGAAACTAGTTACGAGGTTATGAAAGAGCAATTAAAAAAAGAAGTTGAAAAACACTTTCGCCTTGAATTTTTAAACAGATTGGATAATATTATAGTGTTTAAGCCACTGAATAAGGATGATTTGAAGAAAATAATAGAGATCGAGCTTCGAGACGTTAAAAAGAGGTTGGAGCATTATAATATCAGTATATCGTTGACGGATGAGTCGTTGGATTTTTTAATAGAAAAAGGATATAATCAAAATTTTGGTGCGCGCCCCCTTCGTAGAGCTATAGAAAGTTATTTAGAAGATCCTCTTTCTGAAGAAATACTCCAAGGGAAGATGGAAGGAACCAAACATATTAAGGTAAAGGTACAAGAAGGAAAACTGGGTTTTGATGAAATAATTGAAGATCCTAAGCCTGAACTGGTAAATGCAGAATAA
- the radA gene encoding DNA repair protein RadA encodes MTKTGAVYVCQLCGWKSLKWVGRCGGCGEWDSTVEEFGSSGGKNLSSLSETREFPQPITNVKLLKSPCVETGMTEFDRILGGGLIAGSAVLIGGTPGIGKSTLLLQVCQYISKKGFTTLYVTGEESVAQTKLRAERLSVLSDSLLVVAETKLDFILENIYNTHPALVVIDSVQMIYKPQLESSPGTIAQVRQCANELIFTAKSTGAAIFLVGHVTKQGIIAGPKVLEHMADTVLYFEGEKFQCYRILRVVKNRFGSTDEIGIFEMRKNGLQPVENPSEIFISKSRRINTGSAVFPCMEGTRALLIEIQALVTGTNYGMPERKVSGVDYNRVSMLLAILEKRIGLKLGGQDVFVNVVGGVQVNEPAADLAITMTIASSLKEKVIPADVVAIGEVGLGGEVRSVNQIEIRLKEAARLGFKKAIVPVDNMKGLNKDLGIELIKVCYLSEAIEVIG; translated from the coding sequence ATGACAAAAACTGGGGCAGTATACGTTTGTCAACTTTGTGGCTGGAAAAGTCTGAAATGGGTAGGACGTTGTGGTGGGTGTGGGGAATGGGACTCTACGGTTGAGGAGTTTGGTTCTTCTGGCGGTAAAAATTTATCGTCTCTTTCAGAAACTCGAGAGTTTCCACAGCCGATAACAAATGTAAAATTGCTGAAATCTCCCTGCGTTGAAACAGGGATGACAGAGTTTGACCGGATACTGGGTGGAGGGTTGATTGCTGGCTCTGCCGTTTTGATTGGTGGGACTCCGGGAATAGGCAAATCGACACTCCTTTTACAGGTTTGCCAGTATATTAGCAAAAAAGGGTTTACAACCCTTTACGTAACTGGGGAAGAATCTGTAGCTCAGACCAAATTAAGGGCAGAGCGATTATCTGTGTTATCGGATTCTTTATTGGTAGTGGCAGAAACGAAGTTGGATTTTATCCTGGAGAATATCTACAACACACATCCTGCCTTAGTTGTGATTGATTCTGTTCAAATGATTTACAAACCCCAATTGGAGTCTTCCCCCGGAACGATTGCTCAGGTACGTCAATGTGCGAATGAGTTGATATTTACCGCGAAATCTACCGGGGCGGCAATATTTCTGGTAGGACATGTAACAAAACAGGGCATTATTGCCGGTCCAAAAGTATTAGAACATATGGCTGACACGGTTTTATACTTTGAAGGGGAAAAATTTCAATGCTACCGAATATTGAGAGTAGTCAAAAACAGGTTCGGGTCAACAGATGAAATCGGGATATTTGAAATGAGAAAGAACGGTTTGCAGCCAGTGGAGAATCCTTCGGAAATATTTATTTCAAAAAGCCGAAGGATTAATACCGGTTCAGCGGTATTTCCCTGCATGGAAGGAACACGTGCTTTACTCATTGAAATACAGGCGCTTGTAACAGGGACAAATTATGGTATGCCTGAACGAAAAGTAAGCGGTGTTGATTATAATAGAGTATCAATGCTTCTTGCCATCCTGGAAAAAAGAATTGGGCTTAAGTTAGGGGGTCAAGATGTTTTTGTAAACGTGGTAGGGGGGGTTCAGGTAAATGAACCTGCTGCAGACCTTGCCATTACTATGACCATTGCGTCAAGCCTGAAAGAGAAAGTAATACCGGCAGACGTTGTAGCTATTGGAGAAGTGGGTTTGGGCGGAGAAGTGCGTAGTGTAAATCAGATTGAAATACGTTTAAAGGAGGCAGCAAGATTAGGCTTTAAAAAGGCGATTGTGCCGGTTGATAATATGAAGGGTTTGAACAAAGATTTGGGAATAGAATTGATCAAAGTTTGTTATCTTTCTGAAGCCATAGAGGTAATCGGGTAA